A section of the Oryzias latipes chromosome 8, ASM223467v1 genome encodes:
- the lfng gene encoding beta-1,3-N-acetylglucosaminyltransferase lunatic fringe: MLKNNGKKAAVSAACTLGLCLLLLALVLQHEHPRAQVPEQVSQEDVTGARSEEQARAGSEKKGFSAYFSTLTRARREVAKPAGSSSAPPASGDPPPAEDISVDDVFIAVKTTKKFHQSRLKLLLDTWISRNAQQTYVFTDGEDEELKKKIGGHAVNTNCSAAHSRQALSCKMAVEYDKFIESGKKWFCHVDDDNYVNVRALVKHLSQYQHTQDMYIGKPSLDRPIEATERLGDNKMKPVNFWFATGGAGFCVSRGLALKMSPWASGGHFMNTAEKIRLPDDCTIGYIVESVLGVRLTRSNLFHSHLENLQQVTRSEIPKQITLSYGMFENKSNIISLKGAFSVEDDPSRFKSVHCLLYPDTPWCPPQVAF; the protein is encoded by the exons ATGCTGAAGAATAACGGCAAGAAGGCGGCTGTGTCCGCAGCCTGCACGCTGGGGCTCTGCCTGCTGCTGCTCGCGCTCGTCCTGCAGCATGAGCATCCGCGCGCTCAGGTGCCCGAGCAGGTGAGCCAGGAGGACGTCACCGGCGCGCGCTCCGAGGAGCAGGCGCGGGCCGGGAGCGAGAAGAAAGGCTTCTCGGCGTATTTCAGCACACTGACCCGAGCCAGGAGGGAGGTGGCGAAGCCGGCGGGTTCCTCCAGCGCACCGCCGGCATCAGGGGACCCCCCTCCTGCTGAGGACATCAGCGTGGATGACGTCTTCATCGCGGTGAAGACTACCAAGAAGTTCCACCAGTCCAGGTTGAAGCTGCTCCTGGACACGTGGATCTCTAGGAACGCACAGcag ACGTACGTTTTCACCGAtggagaggatgaggagctgaagaagaaaaTTG ggGGTCATGCAGTCAACACCAACTGCTCCGCAGCTCACAGCCGGCAGGCCCTGTCCTGCAAGATGGCGGTTGAATACGACAAATTCATCGAATCAGGAAAAAA gTGGTTCTGCCATGTAGACGATGACAACTATGTGAACGTTCGGGCTCTGGTGAAGCATCTGTCTCAGTACCAGCACACCCAGGACATGTACATCGGTAAACCCAGTCTGGACCGGCCCATAGAGGCCACAGAGAGGCTGGGGGACAATAAAATG aaaccGGTCAACTTCTGGTTTGCAACGGGAGGGGCAGGTTTCTGTGTGAGCCGAGGTCTGGCACTGAAGATGAGTCCGTGGGCCAG TGGAGGTCACTTTATGAACACGGCGGAGAAGATCCGACTTCCCGATGACTGCACCATCGGCTACATTGTCGAGTCAGTCCTCGGCGTCCGTCTGACCCGCAGCAACCTGTTCCACTCCCACCTGGAAAACCTCCAGCAAGTGACTAGATCAGAGATTCCCAAACAG ATTACCCTCAGTTATGGgatgtttgaaaacaaaagtaacatcATCAGTTTGAAAGGGGCTTTTTCTGTGGAGGACGATCCATCGAG GTTCAAGTCTGTGCACTGTCTCCTGTACCCAGACACTCCTTGGTGTCCCCCCCAGGTTGCCTTCTAG
- the rps11 gene encoding 40S ribosomal protein S11 has translation MADAQTERSYQKQPTIFQNKKRVLLTDGGKEGKEKLPRYHKSVGLGFKTPRDAIEGTYIDKKCPFTGNVSIRGRILSGVVTKMKMQRTIVIRRDYLHYIRKYNRFEKRHKNLSVHLSPCFRDVTVGDIVTVGECRPLSKTVRFNVLKVTKAAGAKKQFQKF, from the exons ATGGCGGATGCGCAA ACCGAGAGGTCCTATCAGAAGCAGCCCACCATCTTCCAGAACAAGAAGCGTGTTCTGCTTACCGATGGTGGGAAGGAAGGCAAGGAGAAGCTACCCCGCTACCATAAAAGCGTCGGGCTTGGCTTCAAAACCCCAAGAGAT gCTATTGAAGGCACTTACATTGACAAGAAATGCCCCTTCACTGGAAATGTCTCCATCCGTGGCCGTATCCTCTCTG gtgtggTGACCAAAATGAAGATGCAGAGAACCATCGTCATCAGACGCGACTACCTGCATTACATCCGCAAATACAACCGCTTTGAAAAAAGGCACAAGAACCTCTCTGTCCATCTGTCACCTTGCTTCAG AGACGTCACCGTTGGAGACATCGTGACCGTTGGAGAGTGCCGACCGCTCAGCAAAACTGTGAGGTTTAACGTCCTCAAAGTGACTAAGGCTGCTGGAGCGAAGAAACAGTTCCAGAAATTTTAG
- the LOC101168213 gene encoding apoptosis regulator BAX isoform X1, protein MASHPGGGDQGSEKSKELLDVGTKLLKNFICERVRRNLQDDSEVVRQQLGAEELVDPNHKRLAQCLQQIGDELDGNVELKRLIDDSSLSPSKEVFLKVALEIFSDGVYNWGRVVTLFYFACRLVIKALITKVPDIIRTIFTWTIDYLRDYVIAWIREQGGWDGIFGTPGWQTLAVFVAGVLTAAVVIRKM, encoded by the exons ATGGCATCGCACCCCGGAGGAGGCGATCAAGGTAGCG AAAAATCCAAAGAGCTACTGGATGTGGGCACCAAGTTGCTGAAGAA CTTCATCTGTGAACGGGTCAGGAGAAACCTGCAGGATGACTCTGAAGTGGTCAGACAGCAGCTGGGTGCAGAGGAGCTGGTTGACCCAAACCACAAGAGACTTGCTCAATGCCTCCAGCAGATTGGAGATGAGCTGGATGGGAATGTAGAGCTCAAAAG ATTGATTGATGACTCTTCGCTCAGTCCCTCCAAAGAAGTGTTTCTAAAAGTGGCCCTCGAGATTTTTTCTGATGGGGTATACAACTGGGGCCGGGTGGTTACACTTTTCTACTTCGCCTGTCGGCTGGTCATAAAG GCTCTCATCACAAAAGTACCAGACATCATTAGAACtatattcacctggaccatagATTACCTTCGGGATTATGTGATTGCCTGGATAAGAGAGCAAGGCGGCTGG gATGGCATCTTTGGCACTCCTGGCTGGCAGACGTTGGCCGTCTTTGTTGCAGGCGTTCTCACCGCTGCGGTGGTCATTCGCAAGATGTGA
- the LOC101168213 gene encoding apoptosis regulator BAX isoform X2 — translation MASHPGGGDQEKSKELLDVGTKLLKNFICERVRRNLQDDSEVVRQQLGAEELVDPNHKRLAQCLQQIGDELDGNVELKRLIDDSSLSPSKEVFLKVALEIFSDGVYNWGRVVTLFYFACRLVIKALITKVPDIIRTIFTWTIDYLRDYVIAWIREQGGWDGIFGTPGWQTLAVFVAGVLTAAVVIRKM, via the exons ATGGCATCGCACCCCGGAGGAGGCGATCAAG AAAAATCCAAAGAGCTACTGGATGTGGGCACCAAGTTGCTGAAGAA CTTCATCTGTGAACGGGTCAGGAGAAACCTGCAGGATGACTCTGAAGTGGTCAGACAGCAGCTGGGTGCAGAGGAGCTGGTTGACCCAAACCACAAGAGACTTGCTCAATGCCTCCAGCAGATTGGAGATGAGCTGGATGGGAATGTAGAGCTCAAAAG ATTGATTGATGACTCTTCGCTCAGTCCCTCCAAAGAAGTGTTTCTAAAAGTGGCCCTCGAGATTTTTTCTGATGGGGTATACAACTGGGGCCGGGTGGTTACACTTTTCTACTTCGCCTGTCGGCTGGTCATAAAG GCTCTCATCACAAAAGTACCAGACATCATTAGAACtatattcacctggaccatagATTACCTTCGGGATTATGTGATTGCCTGGATAAGAGAGCAAGGCGGCTGG gATGGCATCTTTGGCACTCCTGGCTGGCAGACGTTGGCCGTCTTTGTTGCAGGCGTTCTCACCGCTGCGGTGGTCATTCGCAAGATGTGA